TCTATTTTTGATATTTCTTCAGTAGGATTATATTTAAACCATGAAATCATATAAGGTTGAACACTAGGGCGAAATAATGCTTCTAAATCCTTATCTATATTTTCAACTAGATTTCCTTTCTTTAGTTCATCTAATATAGGTTGGCTTTTTTCAGCTATTTTTCCTGGTTGATCCTTTAGTTGTCGCACTAAAGTATCGTAAGCAGAGGAACCCATACCAGCTAAGGAAACATATCCTTGAATATCAGCTTGGGAAGCAGCTACTGCACCAATAAGGGCACCTTCACTATGGCCTACAATTATAATATCAGAAAATCTTTCATCTTCTTTAAGTTTTTCCACCCAATTTCTAACATCATCAATATAATCTTCAAAGACTAGCTCTTCTTCACTTTTAATTAGACTAGAACTTTGGGCTATACCTCTTTTGTCATATCTTACTGAAGATACACCTTCTTCAGCTAAAGCCTCAGCTATCATTTTTAAACTATTATTTTCCCCAGAAATAGAAGGATTATTTCCATTTCTATCTGTAGGACCTGAACCAGCAATTATTAAAGCTACTGTTCCCTTTTCCATTTTTTCAGGGGTCATTAAAGTCCCATAAATTGTTCCATCTTCAGTTTCTAAATTATATTCTTCTTCACTATAGTTTTTCCCATGGCTTATTCCATCATTAGTACCATCTTTTTTCTTACAACCTGTAATATTTATTATGGAAATTATAATAAGGGTTAGTAAAAACAACTTAAATCTTATTTTCATAGTATTCCACCTCTCGATTATATAGTATTAATTATATTATAACATATGTTATAGTATATGTATAACAGAAAAAATAAGATACAGTAAGTTTGAAGTCAAAAAGAGAAAAATACATGGGATTGTGATGAACGGTACGCAAATGCAATGAATAACAACTTCTTATTAGAAATTGTTATTCATTGTATTTGGGATGTTGTTCATAATGACTATAATAATAGAGGCCATGGTGGTGAAAGCTTACTTTTTCTTTCTAATCTGATTTATTATAAAATAAATCAGGAACCCAATTAATGCATAAGGTAAAATATAAATTAGAACTATTATTAAATTTTGAAAAACTAACTTTATATAATATATGGAGTCATTAAAAGCATTTTTAATTTTTTGTCCAAATTTTGTTTCATTAGGGTCTTCGGGAGTTTCTTTAGCAGTATATTTATCTACTTCAGATATATCTAAATATACAGTGGAATATGAAACTTTATCATCCATATACTTTATATTGCCTATTAGACCTTCTTTTTCATTTATAGTATTATTGAGTTCATCTTCTAGTTTTAAAATATC
This region of Tissierellales bacterium genomic DNA includes:
- a CDS encoding DUF4349 domain-containing protein, with the protein product DILKLEDELNNTINEKEGLIGNIKYMDDKVSYSTVYLDISEVDKYTAKETPEDPNETKFGQKIKNAFNDSIYYIKLVFQNLIIVLIYILPYALIGFLIYFIINQIRKKK
- a CDS encoding alpha/beta fold hydrolase — translated: MKIRFKLFLLTLIIISIINITGCKKKDGTNDGISHGKNYSEEEYNLETEDGTIYGTLMTPEKMEKGTVALIIAGSGPTDRNGNNPSISGENNSLKMIAEALAEEGVSSVRYDKRGIAQSSSLIKSEEELVFEDYIDDVRNWVEKLKEDERFSDIIIVGHSEGALIGAVAASQADIQGYVSLAGMGSSAYDTLVRQLKDQPGKIAEKSQPILDELKKGNLVENIDKDLEALFRPSVQPYMISWFKYNPTEEISKIEVPILIVQGTNDLQVTVEDAENLHQGNPDSKLILIEKMNHILKDAPKSKNRNFATYSKPDLPLNEEFVKELIEFVNNIN